Proteins co-encoded in one Halococcoides cellulosivorans genomic window:
- a CDS encoding helix-hairpin-helix domain-containing protein, whose amino-acid sequence MTLLDRIKSLLGLGSTRSESTNSDVDVAVDDSPPDHTTDGGEGGTTMETEDPEEWGVPPGYDGDESDVQAGPEAFADAQGPGDHETEADSAVGRDDSDDTAGTDLDDTAGSGAGSATRSDGASGGAGSSTAVGIEEAEATAESDPVSTDTTTASRGDDQRGGDAVTSSSTPIEEAESDEADADTSSTGPDLTDIKGIGPAYEQRLIDAGVSSVDALVEADTASLADSTDLSETRVGRWQDRAAAILE is encoded by the coding sequence ATGACGCTGCTGGATCGGATCAAATCGCTTCTCGGACTCGGATCGACGCGGTCGGAATCGACGAACAGCGACGTGGACGTGGCTGTCGACGACTCGCCACCCGATCACACGACCGACGGCGGCGAGGGCGGGACCACGATGGAGACAGAGGACCCAGAAGAATGGGGTGTCCCCCCGGGATACGACGGTGACGAGTCCGACGTTCAGGCCGGCCCCGAGGCCTTCGCAGACGCCCAGGGGCCGGGAGACCACGAGACCGAGGCCGACTCCGCGGTCGGTCGAGACGACAGCGACGACACCGCTGGAACTGATCTGGACGATACCGCCGGAAGCGGGGCTGGCAGTGCCACCCGATCGGACGGCGCTTCGGGCGGGGCGGGCAGTTCCACGGCGGTCGGCATCGAGGAGGCCGAGGCCACCGCCGAGAGTGACCCGGTCTCGACGGACACCACGACGGCGAGTCGGGGCGACGATCAGCGAGGAGGCGACGCTGTCACGTCTTCGAGCACGCCGATCGAAGAGGCAGAGTCGGACGAGGCCGACGCCGACACCAGTTCGACTGGCCCCGATCTGACCGACATCAAGGGGATCGGCCCGGCCTACGAACAACGGCTGATCGACGCGGGGGTGTCGTCGGTCGATGCGCTCGTCGAGGCCGATACGGCGTCGCTGGCCGATTCGACCGACCTCTCGGAGACGCGAGTCGGTCGCTGGCAGGACCGGGCCGCGGCCATCCTGGAGTGA
- a CDS encoding shikimate dehydrogenase — protein sequence MDVYGLIGTPIEHSLSPPMHEAAYEALDMDARYVTFEPDPSDGARAVEAAATLGLDGLNVTIPFKESVLDVVDPDPLAERIGAVNTVAFEDGRPVGYNTDATGAVRALRDHAGALSGNAVVVGAGGAGRAITVGLADAGLSVDVVNRTVERAHEVAALVDDARGHGLDALGSLVPEASVLVNATSVGMESSETPVPAKHLHADLTVLDAVYQPLETQLLSDAAAAGATTVDGGWMLLYQGVAAFEHWTGADPPVDAMRQALRADLTEN from the coding sequence ATGGACGTCTACGGGCTGATCGGCACGCCGATCGAGCACTCGCTGTCCCCACCGATGCACGAAGCGGCCTACGAGGCCCTCGACATGGACGCACGCTACGTCACCTTCGAACCCGACCCATCGGATGGGGCCCGCGCCGTCGAGGCAGCGGCGACACTCGGCCTGGACGGACTGAACGTCACGATTCCGTTCAAAGAGAGCGTCCTCGACGTCGTCGATCCGGACCCGCTGGCCGAACGCATCGGCGCGGTCAACACCGTCGCCTTCGAGGACGGCCGCCCCGTCGGGTACAACACCGACGCCACCGGGGCGGTCCGGGCGCTTCGCGATCACGCTGGGGCGCTCTCGGGGAACGCCGTCGTCGTCGGCGCGGGCGGTGCGGGCCGGGCGATCACGGTCGGCCTCGCGGACGCGGGCCTGTCGGTCGACGTGGTCAATCGCACCGTCGAGCGCGCCCACGAGGTCGCTGCCCTCGTCGATGATGCGCGCGGGCACGGCCTCGACGCTCTCGGTTCGCTCGTCCCGGAGGCCAGCGTGTTGGTCAACGCGACCAGCGTCGGGATGGAGAGTTCGGAGACGCCGGTGCCGGCCAAGCACCTTCACGCCGATCTGACCGTCCTCGACGCCGTCTATCAGCCACTGGAGACCCAATTGCTCTCCGACGCGGCCGCGGCGGGCGCGACGACCGTCGACGGCGGGTGGATGCTGTTGTATCAGGGCGTGGCCGCGTTCGAACACTGGACGGGCGCCGACCCACCCGTCGACGCGATGAGGCAGGCCCTCCGGGCGGACCTCACGGAGAATTGA
- a CDS encoding glycoside hydrolase family 9 protein, with amino-acid sequence MVDMQPQNRRTVLKSVGGLTAAGVLGTSAGTALAAPSWDESKAIRVNQVGYATDMQKVAIVSSGQADLASVSSFEVVDVETGDAVESGTLSDAVEDTFYEGVESSGHSVKYADFTGLTTSGTYKVVAGSYESHEFEVGSAKEVYGRVLSDVGRVYTLKRANADITDPVTGLDIGPGHMQDQEAVIPEPATSDFLVDDSPGDTIDVTGGWYDAGDYGKYVITTGITAAQLMLAYERNPDAFGVGDFAIPDSIDDPHAGDMPDVLAEAAWGLRFLAKMQRSDGALYFKVAADDWSPEVPPEEDTDLTRKVYGLSSAGTAQGVGAFAVAARVFEGVDDQLASDMLDAAKAGAEWLQNNPDVVWEKSVNQDGGSGGYTRNETDTGDRYWAYAELLRTTGDSTYADAIGNLPDYETYNGSVSLPAETATQPVDWPDAVSLGQYAYGMYGIENNVSDSAVTAARTALQKQFWIQQRYNPNNTQVDYNDAYTTGLYDYYWGCVKSGVSRAVQGRWGFDTSTVNYVGPDADGAEWIMSPLHHALGRSATGYSYVTDWGSTSTQAPHDRMIQSTETLIPGMLVGGPHNNVAGIEGDCTEEEAGLDTPNALSYVDQHCSFATNEWAINYSAPLFGALAEVDGITAVPPEADPEPTPDEPDWPTNPAATDPDGDGKYEDVNGNGKVDFPDVNTLFQNTDTASQQGNLEFYDFNGDGGVDLDDVLALFELI; translated from the coding sequence ATGGTTGATATGCAGCCACAGAACAGACGGACAGTACTCAAGTCAGTCGGGGGACTGACGGCGGCAGGCGTTTTGGGGACGAGCGCGGGGACGGCCCTCGCAGCGCCATCGTGGGACGAGAGCAAGGCGATTCGCGTGAATCAGGTGGGCTATGCCACCGACATGCAGAAAGTCGCGATCGTCTCCTCCGGTCAGGCCGACCTCGCGAGCGTCTCCTCGTTCGAGGTCGTCGACGTCGAGACCGGCGACGCCGTCGAGAGTGGGACGCTCAGTGATGCCGTCGAGGACACGTTCTACGAGGGCGTCGAGAGTTCGGGCCACAGCGTCAAATACGCCGACTTCACCGGCCTGACGACCAGCGGTACCTACAAGGTCGTCGCCGGCAGCTACGAGTCCCACGAGTTCGAAGTCGGATCGGCCAAAGAGGTCTACGGCCGGGTGCTCTCGGACGTCGGGCGCGTGTATACGCTCAAACGCGCGAACGCCGACATCACCGACCCCGTCACGGGCCTCGACATCGGGCCGGGCCACATGCAAGACCAAGAAGCCGTGATCCCCGAGCCCGCAACGTCGGATTTCCTCGTCGACGACAGCCCCGGTGACACGATCGACGTCACCGGCGGCTGGTACGACGCAGGTGACTACGGCAAGTACGTCATCACGACGGGTATCACCGCCGCGCAGTTGATGCTCGCCTACGAGCGCAACCCCGACGCGTTCGGTGTCGGTGACTTCGCGATCCCGGACAGTATCGACGACCCGCACGCCGGCGACATGCCCGACGTGCTCGCGGAGGCCGCCTGGGGGCTGCGCTTCCTCGCGAAAATGCAGCGCTCGGACGGCGCGCTGTACTTCAAGGTCGCCGCTGACGACTGGTCGCCCGAGGTGCCGCCGGAAGAGGACACCGACCTCACACGGAAAGTGTACGGCCTCTCGTCGGCCGGGACGGCCCAGGGTGTCGGTGCCTTCGCGGTCGCCGCTCGCGTGTTCGAGGGTGTCGACGATCAACTCGCCAGCGACATGCTCGACGCGGCGAAGGCTGGTGCCGAGTGGCTCCAGAACAACCCCGACGTCGTCTGGGAGAAGTCGGTCAACCAGGACGGCGGGTCCGGTGGCTACACCCGCAACGAGACGGACACCGGCGACCGCTACTGGGCGTATGCCGAACTCCTCCGGACGACCGGAGACAGCACGTACGCGGACGCCATCGGCAACCTCCCGGACTACGAGACCTACAACGGGTCGGTCTCGCTGCCCGCGGAGACGGCGACCCAGCCGGTCGACTGGCCCGACGCCGTCTCGCTCGGCCAGTACGCCTACGGGATGTACGGCATCGAGAACAACGTCAGCGATTCCGCCGTGACCGCGGCGCGAACCGCGCTCCAGAAACAGTTCTGGATCCAGCAGCGATACAATCCCAACAACACGCAGGTTGACTACAACGACGCCTACACGACGGGCCTGTACGACTACTACTGGGGCTGTGTCAAGTCGGGCGTCTCCCGTGCGGTTCAGGGGCGCTGGGGCTTCGACACCTCGACGGTCAACTACGTCGGTCCGGACGCCGACGGCGCGGAGTGGATCATGTCGCCGCTCCACCACGCGCTCGGTCGGTCTGCGACGGGCTATTCGTACGTCACCGACTGGGGGAGCACCTCGACCCAGGCCCCGCACGACCGCATGATCCAGAGCACCGAGACGCTCATCCCTGGCATGCTCGTGGGCGGTCCGCACAACAACGTCGCAGGTATCGAGGGTGACTGTACCGAGGAAGAAGCCGGCCTCGACACGCCGAACGCCTTGTCCTACGTCGATCAGCACTGTTCGTTCGCGACCAACGAGTGGGCGATCAACTACAGCGCACCACTGTTCGGTGCGCTCGCGGAGGTCGACGGCATCACGGCCGTGCCGCCCGAGGCGGATCCGGAGCCGACGCCCGACGAACCGGACTGGCCGACCAACCCGGCGGCGACCGACCCCGACGGCGACGGCAAGTACGAAGACGTCAACGGGAACGGGAAGGTCGACTTCCCCGACGTGAACACGCTGTTCCAGAACACGGACACGGCGAGCCAACAGGGCAACCTGGAGTTCTACGACTTCAACGGTGACGGCGGGGTCGACCTCGATGACGTCCTCGCGCTGTTCGAACTGATCTGA
- the mptA gene encoding GTP cyclohydrolase MptA, which produces MGTNLPDVQATDPDVRVGLTRVGVTGVEKLVKLGRADRRPIVLMAEFSVYVDLPSSRKGADMSRNMEVIDEILEDAVAGTAYRVEDVCGDAAERLLDKHDYTERAEVQMEADYMMREQTPATDRPTQATARIHASATADDAGTRESIGAEVTGMTVCPCSQGMSAAHARETLSDLGVEDSVVDEFLEAVPQAGHSQRGRARLSVEADGAPPVDLNDLIDVARDAMSARIYNMAKRPDEDHMTREAHADAKFVEDCVRAMAEGVVETFPDLADDAVVRMIQTNEESIHQHDAHAEREATVGTLRTELSD; this is translated from the coding sequence ATGGGTACGAACTTGCCGGACGTGCAGGCGACCGATCCGGACGTACGGGTCGGCCTGACGCGGGTCGGCGTCACCGGCGTCGAAAAACTCGTCAAACTCGGCCGGGCCGATCGCCGGCCGATCGTCCTGATGGCGGAGTTTTCGGTGTACGTCGACCTGCCGAGCTCCAGGAAGGGTGCGGACATGAGCCGCAACATGGAGGTGATCGACGAGATCCTCGAAGACGCCGTCGCCGGGACGGCCTATCGCGTCGAAGACGTCTGTGGCGACGCCGCGGAGCGCCTCCTCGACAAACACGACTACACGGAACGTGCCGAGGTGCAGATGGAAGCCGACTACATGATGCGCGAGCAGACGCCCGCGACCGATCGACCGACACAGGCGACCGCACGCATCCACGCGTCAGCGACCGCCGACGACGCGGGGACGCGCGAGTCGATCGGCGCCGAGGTCACCGGGATGACCGTCTGTCCGTGTTCGCAGGGGATGTCCGCCGCGCACGCCCGCGAGACCCTGTCCGATCTGGGTGTCGAGGACAGCGTCGTCGACGAGTTCCTGGAGGCCGTCCCGCAGGCGGGTCACTCCCAGCGTGGCCGCGCCCGTCTGTCGGTCGAGGCCGACGGTGCGCCACCGGTCGATCTCAACGACCTCATCGACGTGGCTCGCGACGCGATGAGCGCCCGGATCTACAACATGGCGAAACGACCCGACGAGGACCACATGACCCGCGAGGCCCACGCCGACGCGAAGTTCGTCGAGGACTGCGTTCGCGCGATGGCCGAGGGCGTCGTCGAGACGTTTCCGGACCTCGCCGACGACGCCGTCGTTCGAATGATTCAAACCAACGAAGAATCTATTCACCAGCACGACGCCCACGCCGAACGCGAAGCGACGGTCGGGACGCTGCGGACCGAACTCTCGGACTGA
- a CDS encoding orotate phosphoribosyltransferase-like protein, whose protein sequence is MKSIDELIEGAGDLAGRGLSRGEVADELNVSRETAEWLIARSDAGETTAAQRSGPSPTDVHVDWSTLGSDSERLHYIGAAMADVIRDSVDAESVDITVGIGKSGGPLATTISETLETDLGVYMPSKYYHDEEGRTGTFSRNFGGVDDATCVIVDDNIDTGQTMTETVDEIRARGGDPVAAIVLTDKRGDDAISGVPVYSMIDILNVSE, encoded by the coding sequence ATGAAGTCCATCGACGAACTCATCGAGGGTGCGGGCGACCTCGCCGGACGGGGCCTCTCCCGGGGCGAGGTCGCGGACGAACTCAACGTCTCGCGCGAGACCGCCGAGTGGCTGATCGCGCGCAGCGACGCCGGTGAGACGACCGCCGCCCAGCGGTCCGGTCCGAGTCCGACCGACGTCCACGTCGACTGGAGCACGCTCGGCAGTGACAGCGAACGCCTCCACTACATCGGCGCGGCGATGGCCGACGTGATCAGGGATTCGGTCGACGCCGAATCGGTCGACATCACCGTCGGCATCGGGAAATCGGGCGGCCCGCTGGCGACGACCATCTCCGAGACGCTGGAGACCGATCTCGGCGTCTACATGCCGAGTAAGTACTACCACGACGAGGAGGGTCGCACGGGCACGTTCTCGCGGAACTTCGGCGGCGTCGACGACGCGACCTGCGTGATCGTCGACGACAACATCGACACTGGTCAGACGATGACCGAAACCGTCGACGAGATCCGCGCCCGCGGGGGCGACCCCGTCGCGGCCATCGTGCTGACCGACAAGCGGGGCGACGACGCCATTTCGGGCGTCCCGGTCTACTCGATGATCGACATCCTGAACGTCAGCGAGTAA
- a CDS encoding PstS family phosphate ABC transporter substrate-binding protein: MAPDSERLSDVVSRRKFLVSSASAGAVGLAGCLSNNEQSSDGNSNDGNGDDGSNDDSTAESGGAGDLAGDIRISGSSTVYPVAQEVSRRFQDPEFEGHEQVSFNLTRDGSGGGFENVFIPGDSDMNNASRPIKDEELQRCRDNGIEPVQFFLAQDALTVVVNNDADWLDSISLEDLGTIWSPDTEPETWADVNSDWPDEPFDLYGPASTSGTYDYFTETVIGETEADQPIRSDFEGTEEDNLIAQGVQGNEYALGYLPFAYYVNNTDQVKALSLVEDGSDPVEPSLEGAKSGNYPLARPLFTYGHMGKIQEKTHLQEFIRYYINQSDEDYIAEDIGYVPANDQMVEDNLANLDAAIAGDYEFSR; the protein is encoded by the coding sequence ATGGCGCCCGACTCAGAGCGTCTGTCCGACGTCGTATCGCGCCGCAAGTTCCTCGTCTCGTCAGCGTCCGCCGGGGCGGTCGGTCTCGCCGGGTGTCTTTCGAACAACGAGCAGAGCAGCGACGGAAACAGCAACGACGGCAACGGCGACGATGGCAGCAACGACGACAGCACCGCCGAGAGCGGTGGGGCCGGCGACCTTGCAGGCGACATTCGAATCTCCGGCAGCAGTACCGTGTATCCGGTCGCCCAGGAGGTCAGTCGTCGGTTCCAGGATCCGGAGTTCGAAGGACACGAACAGGTCAGCTTCAACCTCACCCGAGACGGCAGCGGTGGCGGGTTCGAGAACGTCTTCATCCCCGGCGACAGCGACATGAACAACGCGAGCCGGCCGATCAAAGACGAAGAGCTCCAGCGCTGCCGGGACAACGGCATCGAACCGGTCCAGTTCTTCCTCGCCCAGGACGCGCTCACCGTCGTCGTCAACAACGACGCCGACTGGCTCGACTCGATCTCGCTCGAAGACCTCGGGACAATCTGGTCGCCCGACACCGAACCCGAGACGTGGGCCGACGTCAATTCGGACTGGCCCGACGAGCCGTTCGATCTGTACGGCCCGGCGAGCACCTCGGGAACGTACGACTACTTCACCGAGACCGTCATCGGAGAGACCGAGGCCGACCAGCCGATCCGCAGCGACTTCGAGGGCACTGAAGAGGACAACCTGATCGCCCAGGGTGTCCAGGGCAACGAGTACGCGCTCGGGTACCTGCCCTTTGCGTACTACGTGAACAACACAGACCAGGTCAAAGCCCTCAGCCTCGTCGAGGACGGGAGCGACCCGGTCGAACCGAGCCTCGAAGGCGCGAAAAGCGGGAACTACCCGCTCGCCCGGCCGCTGTTCACCTACGGCCACATGGGCAAGATCCAGGAGAAGACCCACCTCCAGGAGTTCATCCGCTACTACATCAACCAATCCGACGAGGACTACATCGCAGAGGACATCGGCTACGTCCCGGCCAACGACCAGATGGTCGAGGACAACCTCGCGAACCTCGACGCCGCCATCGCTGGCGATTACGAGTTCAGCCGGTAA
- the pstC gene encoding phosphate ABC transporter permease subunit PstC: MSSRTSSAPESLQRDAFVARKEQLYGWLITMSAAFTVFVTLGIVLTLAWHAASFFTEVPLLDFLTGTTWSPKISGDFGVLPLVSGTLIVTVGSAAIALPVGLAAAIYLSEYASERARSVLKPALEILAGVPTVIYGFMALVYLTPLIDSVLPIAVPVIPAGLPVPEFTFVVPSLRTFNALSASIVVGIMIIPMVSSISEDALRAVPDSLREAAYGLGSTKFDVSTKVVVPSATSGIVASYVLALSRAIGETMAVTMAMGMSPQMPYFPNVLRNLAESSQTMTAAMIQISSADSLGGVSYDALFAIGIALFAITLAMNLLAELVRRHFREAYE; encoded by the coding sequence ATGAGTTCTCGCACATCGTCGGCCCCCGAGTCGCTCCAGCGCGACGCGTTCGTCGCTCGGAAAGAACAGCTCTACGGTTGGTTGATCACGATGAGCGCGGCGTTCACCGTGTTCGTGACGCTCGGAATCGTCCTCACACTCGCCTGGCACGCTGCCTCCTTCTTCACGGAGGTCCCGCTGCTCGACTTTTTGACCGGCACGACCTGGAGTCCGAAGATCAGTGGGGACTTCGGCGTGTTGCCGCTCGTGAGTGGCACGCTGATCGTCACCGTCGGCTCGGCCGCCATCGCGTTGCCCGTCGGCCTGGCCGCTGCGATCTATCTCAGCGAATACGCGAGCGAGCGCGCTCGGTCCGTGTTGAAACCGGCGCTGGAGATTCTCGCCGGCGTCCCCACGGTCATCTACGGGTTTATGGCGCTCGTCTATCTGACGCCGCTGATCGATAGCGTCCTCCCGATCGCCGTGCCAGTGATCCCCGCCGGCCTCCCGGTCCCGGAGTTCACGTTCGTCGTCCCGTCACTGCGGACGTTCAACGCCCTGTCTGCGAGCATCGTCGTCGGCATCATGATCATCCCGATGGTCTCCTCGATCAGCGAGGACGCGCTGCGTGCCGTCCCCGATAGCCTGCGCGAGGCGGCGTACGGACTCGGATCGACGAAGTTCGACGTCTCGACGAAAGTCGTCGTCCCCTCGGCAACCTCGGGGATCGTCGCCTCGTACGTGCTCGCGCTCTCCCGAGCGATCGGAGAGACGATGGCCGTGACGATGGCGATGGGGATGAGCCCACAGATGCCGTACTTCCCGAACGTCCTCCGCAATCTGGCCGAGTCGAGTCAGACGATGACGGCCGCGATGATCCAGATCTCCAGTGCCGACTCGCTCGGCGGCGTCTCGTACGACGCGCTGTTCGCGATCGGGATCGCGTTGTTCGCGATCACGCTCGCGATGAACCTCCTGGCCGAACTCGTCCGGCGACACTTCCGGGAGGCCTACGAGTGA
- the pstA gene encoding phosphate ABC transporter permease PstA: MATDSDHRGTLFEASGTWRRRFTDLAFEASLLGATLIGIVSLLVLFGYIVFDAFQPLSASLQWYLLYVVTLVAPTAAFTLFARRHPAVRAANATAFAVVFGALIVSLLTYVVVDAVSPYDVLIYLVCGTVPPLVIALGARTTADRTYAGPAIPVAAVVGIALGALLYGAVRPIVGLLAEWVAFVGVVTVPVATLVGVLVAHRETPRRGAITATAVVVGTLVLGGGLLSVGVDPSVWIVLVSAFVIPVGYVVGRECLENPEGRIGVLGPFVLIGGVLAGSTLERTFSIQGPESYLTPTLLTNSWDGLTASNAGVYPQIVGSVVIVAFMAVLAFPLGVSAAVYLEEYAPTTGWGGRIASLIEVNIANLAGVPSVVYGLLGLALFRNTLGFGTGIVVSASGTLGLLILPIVIVSAQEAIRSVPDSITDASYGMGASRWQTLRTVVLPEAVPGVLTGTILAMARAIGETAPLVIIAVATTTYTAPEGLFSAATALPLQIFAARSNVDPAFRHGIVPATAVVLLVLMLAMNATAVLIRNRYERDPR, translated from the coding sequence ATGGCCACCGACAGTGACCACCGCGGGACGCTGTTCGAGGCGTCCGGGACGTGGCGTCGCCGGTTCACAGACCTGGCCTTCGAGGCGTCACTGCTCGGCGCGACGCTGATCGGGATCGTTTCGTTGCTCGTGCTGTTCGGCTACATCGTCTTCGACGCGTTCCAGCCCCTGAGTGCGTCGCTCCAGTGGTATCTGCTCTACGTCGTCACGCTCGTGGCGCCCACCGCCGCGTTCACGCTGTTCGCGAGACGCCATCCGGCCGTCCGGGCCGCGAACGCGACCGCGTTCGCCGTCGTCTTCGGCGCGCTGATCGTGAGTCTGCTCACCTACGTCGTCGTGGACGCGGTCAGCCCCTACGACGTCCTCATCTACCTGGTCTGTGGCACGGTCCCGCCGCTCGTGATCGCTCTCGGGGCCCGCACGACCGCGGATCGAACGTACGCCGGCCCGGCGATACCGGTCGCGGCGGTCGTCGGCATCGCCCTCGGCGCACTCCTCTACGGGGCCGTCCGCCCGATCGTCGGGCTCCTGGCGGAGTGGGTCGCCTTCGTCGGTGTCGTGACGGTCCCCGTCGCCACACTCGTCGGCGTCCTCGTGGCACACCGAGAGACGCCTCGCCGCGGCGCGATCACCGCGACGGCCGTCGTCGTGGGCACACTCGTCCTCGGGGGCGGCCTGCTCTCGGTCGGCGTCGATCCGTCCGTCTGGATCGTCCTCGTCTCGGCGTTCGTGATTCCGGTGGGATACGTCGTCGGCAGGGAGTGCCTGGAGAACCCCGAGGGCCGGATCGGCGTTCTCGGCCCGTTCGTCCTCATCGGAGGCGTCCTCGCCGGATCCACACTCGAACGCACGTTCTCGATCCAGGGCCCGGAGAGCTATCTGACGCCGACGCTGTTGACCAACTCCTGGGACGGCCTGACCGCGAGCAACGCGGGCGTCTACCCCCAGATCGTCGGATCGGTCGTGATCGTCGCGTTCATGGCAGTGCTCGCCTTCCCGCTGGGTGTCAGTGCGGCCGTCTACCTCGAAGAGTACGCGCCGACGACGGGGTGGGGCGGGCGGATCGCCTCCCTGATCGAGGTGAACATCGCGAACCTCGCGGGCGTCCCCTCGGTCGTCTACGGCCTTCTGGGACTCGCGCTGTTCCGGAACACGCTGGGCTTTGGCACCGGGATCGTCGTCTCGGCGTCGGGGACGCTCGGACTCCTCATCCTCCCGATCGTCATCGTCTCGGCCCAGGAAGCGATCCGGTCGGTCCCCGACTCGATCACCGACGCCTCCTACGGCATGGGCGCCAGTCGCTGGCAGACGCTGCGGACCGTCGTCCTCCCCGAGGCCGTCCCCGGGGTGCTCACGGGAACGATCCTCGCGATGGCGCGCGCGATCGGTGAGACCGCCCCGCTGGTGATCATCGCCGTCGCGACGACGACCTACACCGCCCCCGAGGGCCTGTTCTCGGCGGCGACGGCGCTCCCGCTCCAGATCTTCGCCGCACGGAGCAACGTCGATCCCGCGTTCCGCCACGGAATCGTTCCGGCGACCGCCGTCGTCCTGTTGGTGCTCATGCTGGCGATGAACGCGACGGCCGTCCTCATCCGGAATCGCTACGAACGAGACCCCCGATAG
- the pstB gene encoding phosphate ABC transporter ATP-binding protein PstB gives MSHHDSPTIETAVETSEPPTTRPETADRTAIEARGLSVSYGDEQALQAVDLEIPDQRVTAIIGPSGCGKSTFLRCLNRMNDLVETATVGGELLFDGTDVYGEAIDPVALRRQIGMVFQHPNPFPKSIYDNVAYGLRIQGQTDDLDGRVREALERAALWDEVEGQLDKSALDLSGGQQQRLCIARAIAVDPDVLLMDEPASALDPIATGKIEDLIEELAADYTVIIVTHNMQQAARISDRTAVFLTGGELVEYGDTEQIFEDPASQRVEDYITGKFG, from the coding sequence ATGTCACACCACGACTCACCGACGATCGAAACGGCTGTCGAGACCAGTGAACCACCGACCACTCGGCCCGAGACGGCCGACCGTACGGCCATCGAAGCGCGTGGCCTGAGTGTCAGCTACGGCGACGAACAGGCACTGCAGGCCGTCGACCTCGAAATCCCCGACCAGCGTGTCACGGCGATCATCGGCCCATCGGGCTGTGGGAAATCCACGTTCCTCCGGTGTCTCAACCGAATGAACGACCTCGTCGAGACGGCGACCGTCGGGGGCGAACTCCTGTTCGACGGGACGGACGTCTACGGGGAAGCGATCGATCCGGTCGCGCTCCGGCGGCAGATCGGGATGGTGTTTCAACATCCCAACCCGTTCCCGAAGTCGATCTACGACAACGTCGCCTACGGCCTGCGGATTCAGGGCCAGACCGACGACCTCGACGGTCGCGTTCGAGAGGCGCTCGAACGGGCGGCGCTCTGGGACGAAGTCGAGGGCCAGTTGGACAAGAGCGCGCTCGATCTCTCGGGCGGGCAACAACAACGCCTCTGTATCGCGCGGGCGATCGCGGTCGATCCGGACGTCCTCTTGATGGACGAACCGGCCTCGGCGCTCGATCCGATCGCGACCGGGAAAATCGAGGACCTCATCGAGGAACTCGCCGCAGACTATACGGTCATCATCGTCACCCACAACATGCAACAGGCCGCACGCATCTCCGATCGGACCGCCGTCTTTCTCACCGGCGGCGAACTCGTCGAGTACGGCGACACCGAACAGATCTTCGAGGACCCCGCGAGTCAGCGCGTCGAGGACTACATCACCGGGAAGTTCGGGTGA
- the phoU gene encoding phosphate signaling complex protein PhoU translates to MPRREYQKSLDDLRADVRALADLVVSRLDQSLDALEGGNREAARAVIDGDDEINDRYLDLEADCIDLFALQQPVASDLRFVAASFKICTDLERIGDLVANLGQYALAADGTIAAVDLGTIGREAHAMVTDAITAYDTEDVAACRQIAARDDEIDALCQRASERVVRDLIERQATADGTPWDVERALDDVSRVLLTIRDLERIADHAVNVTARTLFLVESDPELIY, encoded by the coding sequence ATGCCACGTCGTGAGTACCAGAAGTCCCTCGACGACCTCCGTGCCGACGTGCGAGCGCTCGCTGACCTGGTCGTGTCCAGACTCGATCAAAGTCTCGATGCCCTCGAAGGCGGCAATCGCGAGGCGGCGCGGGCCGTCATCGACGGCGACGACGAGATCAACGACCGATATCTCGACCTCGAAGCGGACTGTATCGATCTGTTCGCGCTCCAGCAACCCGTGGCAAGCGACCTGCGATTCGTCGCGGCGTCGTTCAAGATCTGCACTGACCTCGAACGCATCGGTGATCTCGTCGCGAACCTGGGCCAGTACGCCCTCGCCGCGGACGGCACGATAGCGGCGGTCGATCTGGGGACGATCGGGCGCGAGGCCCACGCGATGGTCACCGACGCGATCACCGCCTACGACACCGAGGACGTCGCCGCCTGTCGGCAGATCGCAGCGCGCGACGACGAGATCGACGCGCTCTGTCAGCGCGCGAGCGAGCGGGTCGTTCGTGACCTGATCGAGCGGCAGGCGACCGCCGACGGGACGCCGTGGGACGTCGAGCGAGCGCTCGACGACGTCTCGCGCGTGTTACTCACGATCCGTGATCTCGAACGGATCGCTGATCACGCTGTCAACGTCACCGCGCGGACGCTCTTTCTCGTCGAGAGCGATCCGGAGTTGATCTACTGA